A window of the Tunturibacter empetritectus genome harbors these coding sequences:
- a CDS encoding cytochrome D1 domain-containing protein, translating into MKKIFFSRCMMGCSLLSLPFLLSAAGAVAFSQSGMERQARPLLLVVNQGDRDLSLIDPGAGKQMATVLVNGVTGHEVAASPDGTTAYVPIYGSAGVGKPGTDGSKISVIDLASHKIVHTIDFGHGVRPHCVIYDKNSGMLYVTTELDKTISIIDPKTLKIVGSVPTGQEQSHMLALSRDGSRGYTANVGPGTVSVLDMKARKTLAIIPVSTDTQRIAVSRDDSMVFTADQTKPQLAVIDTATNKLKTWIPLPSVGYGTATTLDGRWLLVALRTTHQVAVIDLRSMQVARTIDVAEGPTAILMSPDGKTAFVSCTRSNQVAEIDLGQWKMARLIDAGNAADGLAWAK; encoded by the coding sequence ATGAAGAAGATCTTTTTCTCGCGTTGCATGATGGGCTGTTCTCTTCTGAGCCTTCCCTTTTTACTCAGCGCCGCCGGTGCGGTTGCGTTCTCTCAGAGCGGCATGGAGAGACAAGCCCGGCCATTGCTGCTGGTGGTGAACCAGGGTGACCGAGATCTGAGTTTGATCGATCCCGGCGCGGGTAAACAGATGGCTACTGTGCTGGTGAATGGTGTGACGGGCCATGAGGTGGCGGCTTCGCCTGATGGAACGACGGCGTATGTGCCGATCTACGGCAGTGCCGGGGTGGGAAAGCCGGGTACGGACGGCAGCAAGATCTCGGTGATCGATCTTGCCAGCCACAAGATTGTCCACACGATCGATTTCGGGCATGGAGTGCGGCCGCACTGCGTGATCTACGACAAGAATAGCGGGATGCTGTACGTGACGACGGAGCTGGATAAGACGATCAGCATTATCGATCCGAAGACGTTGAAGATTGTCGGCAGCGTGCCTACGGGGCAGGAGCAGTCGCACATGCTGGCGCTGTCGCGTGATGGCTCGCGGGGATACACGGCGAACGTGGGACCGGGCACGGTATCGGTTCTGGATATGAAGGCGCGCAAGACGCTGGCGATTATTCCGGTTTCGACCGATACCCAGAGGATTGCGGTCTCTCGCGACGACAGCATGGTGTTTACGGCAGACCAGACCAAGCCGCAGCTTGCTGTCATCGATACTGCGACCAATAAGCTGAAGACGTGGATTCCGCTGCCGAGTGTCGGATACGGAACGGCGACGACGCTTGATGGGCGGTGGCTGCTCGTGGCGCTGCGAACGACGCATCAGGTGGCGGTGATCGATCTGAGGTCTATGCAGGTGGCACGCACGATCGACGTTGCGGAGGGGCCAACGGCGATCCTGATGAGTCCCGATGGCAAGACTGCGTTTGTCTCTTGCACTCGAAGCAATCAGGTGGCGGAGATTGATCTGGGGCAGTGGAAGATGGCGCGACTGATTGATGCGGGGAATGCGGCGGACGGGCTAGCCTGGGCGAAGTAG